A window of Streptomyces sp. NBC_01689 genomic DNA:
CGAGGGCTCTTCCTCGTCGCGCAGCTCACGGAGCGGTGGGGAACCCGCTACACCCACGACGGCAAGACCGTCTGGACGGAACAGAGCCTGCCGCACACATGACCGTCGCCGCCGGTCAGAGCGGCTGGAGGCGGCGGTGCAGGAGGCAGAATTCGTTGCCTTCCGGGTCGGCCAGGACGTGCCAGCTCTCGTCGCCGGTCTGGCCGATGTCGACGGGCCTGGCGCCGAGGGCGAGCAGTCGTTCCAGCTCGGCGTCCTGGTCGCGGTCGGTGGCGTTGACGTCGATGTGCAGCCGGAGCTTGCCGTTGCGCGGCTCGTTGCCGGGGCTGAGGACGAGGGTGGGCTGCGGGCCGCCGAACCCGGCGTCGGGCGGGCCGATCTCGATGCTTCCGTCGGCCTCGCGGGCGAGTTCGACGTAACCGAGGACCTCGCTCCAGAACGCGGCGAGCCGCTCGGGGTCGGCGACGTCGATGACCAGTTCGCTGATGCGGCATGCCATGCCCGCCAGTGTACGGAGGCGGCGCGGCCGGGAGCCGGGTGAAGGCGCCGCATGCCGAAGGGGGCCGGGCGGGGCCCCGGTTCCGCGTGTCCCGCTCCGGGTCCGTCCCCCGGCTGTGCCCCTCCCCCTCCCACACCGTCCGGCGACCGGCGCCCGTCCGGAATTCGGTTGCGGTGCGTCGGCGCCGCGGGCTAGAAAGCCAGCCATGGCCGACATCCAGGGCTCGTACGACGACCTGTTCACCGCCGTGCCCGGTGCGCTGTCCGCGTTGCTGGACGAGGGGGACGCCGGTGCCTCGGTGGCCGTCTTCGTCGACGGCGAGCCGGTGGTGGACGTCTGGGGCGGGTTCGTCGACGCGGACCGCACCCTCCCGTGGCGGCGGGACACGATCACCAACGTCTGGTCCGTCACCAAGACGATGACGGCGCTGTGCGCGCTGCTCCTCGCCGACCGCGGCGACCTCGACCTGGACGCGCCGGTCGGACGGTACTGGCCCGAGTTCGC
This region includes:
- a CDS encoding VOC family protein, whose product is MACRISELVIDVADPERLAAFWSEVLGYVELAREADGSIEIGPPDAGFGGPQPTLVLSPGNEPRNGKLRLHIDVNATDRDQDAELERLLALGARPVDIGQTGDESWHVLADPEGNEFCLLHRRLQPL